The following coding sequences lie in one Manis javanica isolate MJ-LG chromosome X, MJ_LKY, whole genome shotgun sequence genomic window:
- the PABIR2 gene encoding PABIR family member 2 isoform X5 — MAQEKMELDFEPDTSDGGILRRSSSAPLIHGLSDLSQVFQPYTFRTRRNSTTIMSRHSLVSRELLSSSPNRIPSSRLHQIKREEGMDVMNKEAAHERAVQTAMQISQSWDESLNLSDSDFDKPEKLYSPKRIDFTPVSPAPSPTKGFGKQCFSPSLQMSVNSSGLPPNPIPNPRHFSSRRSQSPVKCIRPSVLGPLKRKGEMETESQPKRLFQGATNMLSPEAAQLSHLSSWWCYQGEEIPALTRCVEHLQMNE, encoded by the exons ATGGCTCAGGAGAAAATGGAGCTGGACTTTGAGCCTGACACATCTGATGGGGGCATCCTGAGGAGATCTAGCAGCGCTCCCCTGATCCATGGGCTCAG tgaccTTTCACAGGTTTTTCAACCGTACACATTTAGAACTCGGAGGAATAGTACAACAATTATGAGCCGTCACAGCCTGGTAAGTAGAGAA ttgCTGTCATCCTCCCCTAATCGTATCCCTAGTAGCAGGCTGCATCAAATCAAAAGG GAGGAAGGCATGGATGTGATGAACAAAGAAGCTGCGCATGAAAG ggcAGTGCAAACAGCCATGCAGATAAGCCAATCATGGGATGAGAGCTTGAACCTG AGTGATAGTGATTTTGACAAGCCAGAGAAATTATATTCTCCTAAAAGGATCGACTTCACCCCAGTTTCTCCGGCACCATCACCCACCAAAGGATTTGGAAAG CAATGTTTTTCGCCATCCTTACAAATGTCTGTGAACAGCAGTGGGCTGCCACCAAATCCCATTCCTAATCCAAGACACTTTTCCAG CAGGAGGAGTCAGAGTCCAGTCAAGTGCATTAGGCCCAGTGTTCTTGGTCCTCTCAAAAGAAAAG GTGAAATGGAGACAGAAAGCCAGCCCAAGAGGCTTTTCCAAGGTGCTACCAATATGCTGTCTCCAGAGGCTGCACAACTATCTCATCTCAGTTCatg GTGGTGTTATCAAGGAGAAGAAATTCCTGCCTTGACCAGATGTGTGGAGCAtctacaaatgaatgaataa
- the PABIR2 gene encoding PABIR family member 2 isoform X7: MAQEKMELDFEPDTSDGGILRRSSSAPLIHGLSDLSQVFQPYTFRTRRNSTTIMSRHSLLLSSSPNRIPSSRLHQIKREEGMDVMNKEAAHERAVQTAMQISQSWDESLNLSDSDFDKPEKLYSPKRIDFTPVSPAPSPTKGFGKQCFSPSLQMSVNSSGLPPNPIPNPRHFSSRRSQSPVKCIRPSVLGPLKRKGEMETESQPKRLFQGATNMLSPEAAQLSHLSSWWCYQGEEIPALTRCVEHLQMNE, encoded by the exons ATGGCTCAGGAGAAAATGGAGCTGGACTTTGAGCCTGACACATCTGATGGGGGCATCCTGAGGAGATCTAGCAGCGCTCCCCTGATCCATGGGCTCAG tgaccTTTCACAGGTTTTTCAACCGTACACATTTAGAACTCGGAGGAATAGTACAACAATTATGAGCCGTCACAGCCTG ttgCTGTCATCCTCCCCTAATCGTATCCCTAGTAGCAGGCTGCATCAAATCAAAAGG GAGGAAGGCATGGATGTGATGAACAAAGAAGCTGCGCATGAAAG ggcAGTGCAAACAGCCATGCAGATAAGCCAATCATGGGATGAGAGCTTGAACCTG AGTGATAGTGATTTTGACAAGCCAGAGAAATTATATTCTCCTAAAAGGATCGACTTCACCCCAGTTTCTCCGGCACCATCACCCACCAAAGGATTTGGAAAG CAATGTTTTTCGCCATCCTTACAAATGTCTGTGAACAGCAGTGGGCTGCCACCAAATCCCATTCCTAATCCAAGACACTTTTCCAG CAGGAGGAGTCAGAGTCCAGTCAAGTGCATTAGGCCCAGTGTTCTTGGTCCTCTCAAAAGAAAAG GTGAAATGGAGACAGAAAGCCAGCCCAAGAGGCTTTTCCAAGGTGCTACCAATATGCTGTCTCCAGAGGCTGCACAACTATCTCATCTCAGTTCatg GTGGTGTTATCAAGGAGAAGAAATTCCTGCCTTGACCAGATGTGTGGAGCAtctacaaatgaatgaataa
- the PABIR2 gene encoding PABIR family member 2 isoform X6 — protein MAQEKMELDFEPDTSDGGILRRSSSAPLIHGLSDLSQVFQPYTFRTRRNSTTIMSRHSLVSRELLSSSPNRIPSSRLHQIKREEGMDVMNKEAAHERAVQTAMQISQSWDESLNLSDSDFDKPEKLYSPKRIDFTPVSPAPSPTKGFGKQCFSPSLQMSVNSSGLPPNPIPNPRHFSRRSQSPVKCIRPSVLGPLKRKGEMETESQPKRLFQGATNMLSPEAAQLSHLSSWWCYQGEEIPALTRCVEHLQMNE, from the exons ATGGCTCAGGAGAAAATGGAGCTGGACTTTGAGCCTGACACATCTGATGGGGGCATCCTGAGGAGATCTAGCAGCGCTCCCCTGATCCATGGGCTCAG tgaccTTTCACAGGTTTTTCAACCGTACACATTTAGAACTCGGAGGAATAGTACAACAATTATGAGCCGTCACAGCCTGGTAAGTAGAGAA ttgCTGTCATCCTCCCCTAATCGTATCCCTAGTAGCAGGCTGCATCAAATCAAAAGG GAGGAAGGCATGGATGTGATGAACAAAGAAGCTGCGCATGAAAG ggcAGTGCAAACAGCCATGCAGATAAGCCAATCATGGGATGAGAGCTTGAACCTG AGTGATAGTGATTTTGACAAGCCAGAGAAATTATATTCTCCTAAAAGGATCGACTTCACCCCAGTTTCTCCGGCACCATCACCCACCAAAGGATTTGGAAAG CAATGTTTTTCGCCATCCTTACAAATGTCTGTGAACAGCAGTGGGCTGCCACCAAATCCCATTCCTAATCCAAGACACTTTTCCAG GAGGAGTCAGAGTCCAGTCAAGTGCATTAGGCCCAGTGTTCTTGGTCCTCTCAAAAGAAAAG GTGAAATGGAGACAGAAAGCCAGCCCAAGAGGCTTTTCCAAGGTGCTACCAATATGCTGTCTCCAGAGGCTGCACAACTATCTCATCTCAGTTCatg GTGGTGTTATCAAGGAGAAGAAATTCCTGCCTTGACCAGATGTGTGGAGCAtctacaaatgaatgaataa
- the PABIR2 gene encoding PABIR family member 2 isoform X8, producing MAQEKMELDFEPDTSDGGILRRSSSAPLIHGLSDLSQVFQPYTFRTRRNSTTIMSRHSLLLSSSPNRIPSSRLHQIKREEGMDVMNKEAAHERAVQTAMQISQSWDESLNLSDSDFDKPEKLYSPKRIDFTPVSPAPSPTKGFGKQCFSPSLQMSVNSSGLPPNPIPNPRHFSRRSQSPVKCIRPSVLGPLKRKGEMETESQPKRLFQGATNMLSPEAAQLSHLSSWWCYQGEEIPALTRCVEHLQMNE from the exons ATGGCTCAGGAGAAAATGGAGCTGGACTTTGAGCCTGACACATCTGATGGGGGCATCCTGAGGAGATCTAGCAGCGCTCCCCTGATCCATGGGCTCAG tgaccTTTCACAGGTTTTTCAACCGTACACATTTAGAACTCGGAGGAATAGTACAACAATTATGAGCCGTCACAGCCTG ttgCTGTCATCCTCCCCTAATCGTATCCCTAGTAGCAGGCTGCATCAAATCAAAAGG GAGGAAGGCATGGATGTGATGAACAAAGAAGCTGCGCATGAAAG ggcAGTGCAAACAGCCATGCAGATAAGCCAATCATGGGATGAGAGCTTGAACCTG AGTGATAGTGATTTTGACAAGCCAGAGAAATTATATTCTCCTAAAAGGATCGACTTCACCCCAGTTTCTCCGGCACCATCACCCACCAAAGGATTTGGAAAG CAATGTTTTTCGCCATCCTTACAAATGTCTGTGAACAGCAGTGGGCTGCCACCAAATCCCATTCCTAATCCAAGACACTTTTCCAG GAGGAGTCAGAGTCCAGTCAAGTGCATTAGGCCCAGTGTTCTTGGTCCTCTCAAAAGAAAAG GTGAAATGGAGACAGAAAGCCAGCCCAAGAGGCTTTTCCAAGGTGCTACCAATATGCTGTCTCCAGAGGCTGCACAACTATCTCATCTCAGTTCatg GTGGTGTTATCAAGGAGAAGAAATTCCTGCCTTGACCAGATGTGTGGAGCAtctacaaatgaatgaataa
- the PABIR2 gene encoding PABIR family member 2 isoform X2: MAQEKMELDFEPDTSDGGILRRSSSAPLIHGLSDLSQVFQPYTFRTRRNSTTIMSRHSLVSRELLSSSPNRIPSSRLHQIKREEGMDVMNKEAAHERAVQTAMQISQSWDESLNLSDSDFDKPEKLYSPKRIDFTPVSPAPSPTKGFGKQCFSPSLQMSVNSSGLPPNPIPNPRHFSRRSQSPVKCIRPSVLGPLKRKGEMETESQPKRLFQGATNMLSPEAAQLSHLSSCSDILDGSSSSSGLSSDSLAKGSTTAESPVACSNSCSPFILMDDLSPK; this comes from the exons ATGGCTCAGGAGAAAATGGAGCTGGACTTTGAGCCTGACACATCTGATGGGGGCATCCTGAGGAGATCTAGCAGCGCTCCCCTGATCCATGGGCTCAG tgaccTTTCACAGGTTTTTCAACCGTACACATTTAGAACTCGGAGGAATAGTACAACAATTATGAGCCGTCACAGCCTGGTAAGTAGAGAA ttgCTGTCATCCTCCCCTAATCGTATCCCTAGTAGCAGGCTGCATCAAATCAAAAGG GAGGAAGGCATGGATGTGATGAACAAAGAAGCTGCGCATGAAAG ggcAGTGCAAACAGCCATGCAGATAAGCCAATCATGGGATGAGAGCTTGAACCTG AGTGATAGTGATTTTGACAAGCCAGAGAAATTATATTCTCCTAAAAGGATCGACTTCACCCCAGTTTCTCCGGCACCATCACCCACCAAAGGATTTGGAAAG CAATGTTTTTCGCCATCCTTACAAATGTCTGTGAACAGCAGTGGGCTGCCACCAAATCCCATTCCTAATCCAAGACACTTTTCCAG GAGGAGTCAGAGTCCAGTCAAGTGCATTAGGCCCAGTGTTCTTGGTCCTCTCAAAAGAAAAG GTGAAATGGAGACAGAAAGCCAGCCCAAGAGGCTTTTCCAAGGTGCTACCAATATGCTGTCTCCAGAGGCTGCACAACTATCTCATCTCAGTTCatg TTCAGATATTTTGGATGGCAGTAGTAGCAGCAGTGGCTTATCCTCAGACTCACTGGCTAAAGGCAGCACAACCGCAGAGTCTCCAGTAGCATGCTCCAATTCATGCTCTCCGTTCATCTTGATGGATGATCTCTCACCCAAGTGA
- the PABIR2 gene encoding PABIR family member 2 isoform X1: MAQEKMELDFEPDTSDGGILRRSSSAPLIHGLSDLSQVFQPYTFRTRRNSTTIMSRHSLVSRELLSSSPNRIPSSRLHQIKREEGMDVMNKEAAHERAVQTAMQISQSWDESLNLSDSDFDKPEKLYSPKRIDFTPVSPAPSPTKGFGKQCFSPSLQMSVNSSGLPPNPIPNPRHFSSRRSQSPVKCIRPSVLGPLKRKGEMETESQPKRLFQGATNMLSPEAAQLSHLSSCSDILDGSSSSSGLSSDSLAKGSTTAESPVACSNSCSPFILMDDLSPK; encoded by the exons ATGGCTCAGGAGAAAATGGAGCTGGACTTTGAGCCTGACACATCTGATGGGGGCATCCTGAGGAGATCTAGCAGCGCTCCCCTGATCCATGGGCTCAG tgaccTTTCACAGGTTTTTCAACCGTACACATTTAGAACTCGGAGGAATAGTACAACAATTATGAGCCGTCACAGCCTGGTAAGTAGAGAA ttgCTGTCATCCTCCCCTAATCGTATCCCTAGTAGCAGGCTGCATCAAATCAAAAGG GAGGAAGGCATGGATGTGATGAACAAAGAAGCTGCGCATGAAAG ggcAGTGCAAACAGCCATGCAGATAAGCCAATCATGGGATGAGAGCTTGAACCTG AGTGATAGTGATTTTGACAAGCCAGAGAAATTATATTCTCCTAAAAGGATCGACTTCACCCCAGTTTCTCCGGCACCATCACCCACCAAAGGATTTGGAAAG CAATGTTTTTCGCCATCCTTACAAATGTCTGTGAACAGCAGTGGGCTGCCACCAAATCCCATTCCTAATCCAAGACACTTTTCCAG CAGGAGGAGTCAGAGTCCAGTCAAGTGCATTAGGCCCAGTGTTCTTGGTCCTCTCAAAAGAAAAG GTGAAATGGAGACAGAAAGCCAGCCCAAGAGGCTTTTCCAAGGTGCTACCAATATGCTGTCTCCAGAGGCTGCACAACTATCTCATCTCAGTTCatg TTCAGATATTTTGGATGGCAGTAGTAGCAGCAGTGGCTTATCCTCAGACTCACTGGCTAAAGGCAGCACAACCGCAGAGTCTCCAGTAGCATGCTCCAATTCATGCTCTCCGTTCATCTTGATGGATGATCTCTCACCCAAGTGA
- the PABIR2 gene encoding PABIR family member 2 isoform X4: MAQEKMELDFEPDTSDGGILRRSSSAPLIHGLSDLSQVFQPYTFRTRRNSTTIMSRHSLLLSSSPNRIPSSRLHQIKREEGMDVMNKEAAHERAVQTAMQISQSWDESLNLSDSDFDKPEKLYSPKRIDFTPVSPAPSPTKGFGKQCFSPSLQMSVNSSGLPPNPIPNPRHFSRRSQSPVKCIRPSVLGPLKRKGEMETESQPKRLFQGATNMLSPEAAQLSHLSSCSDILDGSSSSSGLSSDSLAKGSTTAESPVACSNSCSPFILMDDLSPK; the protein is encoded by the exons ATGGCTCAGGAGAAAATGGAGCTGGACTTTGAGCCTGACACATCTGATGGGGGCATCCTGAGGAGATCTAGCAGCGCTCCCCTGATCCATGGGCTCAG tgaccTTTCACAGGTTTTTCAACCGTACACATTTAGAACTCGGAGGAATAGTACAACAATTATGAGCCGTCACAGCCTG ttgCTGTCATCCTCCCCTAATCGTATCCCTAGTAGCAGGCTGCATCAAATCAAAAGG GAGGAAGGCATGGATGTGATGAACAAAGAAGCTGCGCATGAAAG ggcAGTGCAAACAGCCATGCAGATAAGCCAATCATGGGATGAGAGCTTGAACCTG AGTGATAGTGATTTTGACAAGCCAGAGAAATTATATTCTCCTAAAAGGATCGACTTCACCCCAGTTTCTCCGGCACCATCACCCACCAAAGGATTTGGAAAG CAATGTTTTTCGCCATCCTTACAAATGTCTGTGAACAGCAGTGGGCTGCCACCAAATCCCATTCCTAATCCAAGACACTTTTCCAG GAGGAGTCAGAGTCCAGTCAAGTGCATTAGGCCCAGTGTTCTTGGTCCTCTCAAAAGAAAAG GTGAAATGGAGACAGAAAGCCAGCCCAAGAGGCTTTTCCAAGGTGCTACCAATATGCTGTCTCCAGAGGCTGCACAACTATCTCATCTCAGTTCatg TTCAGATATTTTGGATGGCAGTAGTAGCAGCAGTGGCTTATCCTCAGACTCACTGGCTAAAGGCAGCACAACCGCAGAGTCTCCAGTAGCATGCTCCAATTCATGCTCTCCGTTCATCTTGATGGATGATCTCTCACCCAAGTGA
- the PABIR2 gene encoding PABIR family member 2 isoform X3 yields MAQEKMELDFEPDTSDGGILRRSSSAPLIHGLSDLSQVFQPYTFRTRRNSTTIMSRHSLLLSSSPNRIPSSRLHQIKREEGMDVMNKEAAHERAVQTAMQISQSWDESLNLSDSDFDKPEKLYSPKRIDFTPVSPAPSPTKGFGKQCFSPSLQMSVNSSGLPPNPIPNPRHFSSRRSQSPVKCIRPSVLGPLKRKGEMETESQPKRLFQGATNMLSPEAAQLSHLSSCSDILDGSSSSSGLSSDSLAKGSTTAESPVACSNSCSPFILMDDLSPK; encoded by the exons ATGGCTCAGGAGAAAATGGAGCTGGACTTTGAGCCTGACACATCTGATGGGGGCATCCTGAGGAGATCTAGCAGCGCTCCCCTGATCCATGGGCTCAG tgaccTTTCACAGGTTTTTCAACCGTACACATTTAGAACTCGGAGGAATAGTACAACAATTATGAGCCGTCACAGCCTG ttgCTGTCATCCTCCCCTAATCGTATCCCTAGTAGCAGGCTGCATCAAATCAAAAGG GAGGAAGGCATGGATGTGATGAACAAAGAAGCTGCGCATGAAAG ggcAGTGCAAACAGCCATGCAGATAAGCCAATCATGGGATGAGAGCTTGAACCTG AGTGATAGTGATTTTGACAAGCCAGAGAAATTATATTCTCCTAAAAGGATCGACTTCACCCCAGTTTCTCCGGCACCATCACCCACCAAAGGATTTGGAAAG CAATGTTTTTCGCCATCCTTACAAATGTCTGTGAACAGCAGTGGGCTGCCACCAAATCCCATTCCTAATCCAAGACACTTTTCCAG CAGGAGGAGTCAGAGTCCAGTCAAGTGCATTAGGCCCAGTGTTCTTGGTCCTCTCAAAAGAAAAG GTGAAATGGAGACAGAAAGCCAGCCCAAGAGGCTTTTCCAAGGTGCTACCAATATGCTGTCTCCAGAGGCTGCACAACTATCTCATCTCAGTTCatg TTCAGATATTTTGGATGGCAGTAGTAGCAGCAGTGGCTTATCCTCAGACTCACTGGCTAAAGGCAGCACAACCGCAGAGTCTCCAGTAGCATGCTCCAATTCATGCTCTCCGTTCATCTTGATGGATGATCTCTCACCCAAGTGA